The genomic DNA ATACCTCCCACAGGTCACGGTCAAGTGTGTAGAAGGTCGATTCGTCGTAACCGGCCAGCAATCCGAGCGGATCGGCGTTGTAGGACGAGCTATCAAATCCCGGCAACTCGTCGTGGTTTATGGGCGGCGACGGGTGATCGCGGCGAGGAACGTCGACAGATGATGTATCCACCACATCGACTACGAACCGGTCGCCCATGCGAGCAACCACTTCGACCGACATGTTCCCGTGTTCGTAACCATCGCCTACTTGCAAGACATGGCCGGTCGTATCGGAGTAGTCGAGAGGAACGGTCGGATACGAGATCACGGTTTGCGTATTCCTCGTCAGGCCGAAGCAGGGGAACCCGGTCGGTACGCCACACTCCGGTGTGGTGGTGTGGATGAAATAGGATTCCACCCCTTCCTTGGGTATACCGGAGTCGTAGCCTTTCTTCACACGGGCCCCGAGGGTGATGAAGCCGCCATCGTCAGAGCGGATCACGAGCATCTGTGTTCCGCTGTGTCCAGGAGGTGCCAAGACGAAACGCTCTCTTGCGGTACCGCCGTAGATCTCGACGTCCTCTCCGTCGATCCAACCTGCGGCATAACGGTTGATCGCGATAGTGCCCACTTGCAGTCCGGGAGCAGCCTCGGGATCACCCATGATGTCCATCGGGTTGTCATAGTCACCTGCATAGAAGTTGTACGAATGAGGGAGCCACAGGGCGTGTCCCAGCTCGTGCGCAAGAATCGCAATCGCGGATGAGTTCCCATCGCCAGGGTTGGAAGGTGTCGCGACAACCTCTCCACCTCCGATCACGTAGCGTCCGTTATCGGGAAATGAAGTGCTGGACAGCCGTAAGGATCGCGCTTCCACATAGTAGGTAGGGCCGTCTCCCGGTCGACCCTGCCACCAGTTGGTTTCCTGGTTGACGAGCGCGACGACACCCTCGGTGCCCGGCTTCGACCGCTCCCCTATCTCATCGATACATTTGCTGAAGCCCGGAGCGGCGACTTGGCCCGGGTTACCGGTCGTGAACACCGGAACGTAGCGACCACCTGATAACCAATCGAAGTAAGGCACCAGTTCCGTCTCCAGTACATCGGTAAGCACAGCCGCAGAAATGTCGAGCTGACCCTCGGGGGACTCGCAGATCCAGACCTCCCAGTGATCATCGCCAAGGCTGTAGAGCGAGGTCAGGTCGTAGCCGGTGATCAAGCCCAGCGGATCCGTCCCGTCATCGTCCTGGCCAACTGCCGGCCGCGCAACCAGCAGGACCGCGACGGCAAGGAAGAGCACTAAGAGGTACCGCCCTCCGCCAGGTCTGACAAGCGGAGACCGGCCGTCCTTCAGGCCGGCCATGTTGCGTCCGACAGCTGTCAACCCCCCTCCCATCCGCGTAACGATAGGCGGCATCCGGAAGTCGGTAGCGATGGCGGAGCAGGCGCGCGACTGCGACCTGAGCCTGCTCGAGGGCGATCCTTTCGGGACGGCACCTTCAACCGCCACAGACCCGGTCCCCTGACCAGATCGGCGCGGTGGCCACACCGCCTAGACTCAGCCCGCTCTCAACCCAATCTGTTCGGTATAGGAGTCATAAATAACGCAATACCGGATGGATACTCCATCTTGAGTGAGGAGTTGAACGGAATGGCTGCATCGAAGGCGGGGACGACTTGTTCCAACTGCCTCGTACGAGTTGGGCACGCGTGTCCTGCCGATGTGAGGCTCCGTTGACCGCCGATCTGCTGTCGATCGTGAACGGTCTGGTGTTCGACGGTGTCGGCCCCGAGCCGGTGGAGTGCCCGATCCACACCGAGGGTGGGCGGATCGTGGGCTTGGAGGGTCCACCTCCGGAGGCGGCGCGGGTGATCGACGCCCGGGGTCGTGTCGTGACACCCGGCCTGATCGACGCCCATTTGCATGCCTACACGGTGAGCGTGGATCTCTTGGAGAACGAGGCCTTGCCGATGAGCTACGTGGCCTCCAAGGCGGCCCGCCGCCTGGAAGCCACCCTACGCCGCGGGTTCACCACCGTACGAGACGTGGCGGGCGGCGACATCGGCCTCCGGATGGCCATCGACGAGGGGATCATCGACGGTCCCCGCTACCTCTTCACCGGTCCGGGCCTCACCCAGAGCGGAGGGCACGGCGATGCCCGTCCCGGTCACCTCGCCATCGAGGTTCTCGGCCACCATGCCGGGGAGATCGTCGACGGGGTCGACGATCTGCGACGGGCGGTGCGGGAGCGTTTCCGGACCGGTTCCCACGCCATCAAGATCTTCACCTCCGGGGGCGTGGCCTCCCCCACGGATCCGCTCCGTAGCAGGCAGTACTCCGCGGAAGAGGTGAGGGCCGTCTGTGACGAGGCATCCCGGCGGGATTCCTACGTAGCCGCCCACGCCTACTCCCCCGAGGCGATCGCCCACTCGGTGACGAACGGCGTGCGGACCATTGAACACGGAAACCTCCTCGACCGGCAGACAGCGGAGCTCATGGCGGAACGCGGCGCCTATCTGGTTCCCACCCTGATCGCCTACGACGCCATGGGACGCCGCGGCCCCGGCCTCGGCCTTTCTCCGGTCTCCGAGCGCAAGAACCGGGAGGTACTGGAAGCGGGCCTGTCGTCGATCGGCATCGCCCGCCGGGCCGGAGTACGCATCGGTCTCGGAACCGACCTGGTGGGCGACTTG from bacterium includes the following:
- a CDS encoding amidohydrolase family protein; amino-acid sequence: MTADLLSIVNGLVFDGVGPEPVECPIHTEGGRIVGLEGPPPEAARVIDARGRVVTPGLIDAHLHAYTVSVDLLENEALPMSYVASKAARRLEATLRRGFTTVRDVAGGDIGLRMAIDEGIIDGPRYLFTGPGLTQSGGHGDARPGHLAIEVLGHHAGEIVDGVDDLRRAVRERFRTGSHAIKIFTSGGVASPTDPLRSRQYSAEEVRAVCDEASRRDSYVAAHAYSPEAIAHSVTNGVRTIEHGNLLDRQTAELMAERGAYLVPTLIAYDAMGRRGPGLGLSPVSERKNREVLEAGLSSIGIARRAGVRIGLGTDLVGDLEDEQLLEFRNRCEVDTVGDVLRSATSVNASILRRPDLGVIREGAVADLVVLAGNPFERTDVLWSPDRLVIRSGEVVEP